The Solidesulfovibrio fructosivorans JJ] genomic interval AATGCATGAGGTCGAACTCGGCCCATTTGCCGCCCCAGATGAATCCCTCGGCCTCGAAGGCCGCGACCACCTGCTCGGGGAAGCGTTGGCGTACGGCCAGCATGTTCTTGCCGCGCGGCAGGTTGCGCCAGTACGGGTTGCCGCGCGGGCTGACGTCCACCGCGGCGGCGAAGGAGTGGACCGAAAGCCGGTCCGTGCCGGCGATCATCCGCCAGACCATGCCGCCCGAGGCCGGCAGCAGAAAGCGCTTGATGCCGGGATCGGCGGCGGCAAGGCGCGTTAGCCGGTCGGAGACACGTTTGAAGGCGTCGGCCGCGCCGAAGCGGGTATTGAAATCCAGGCGCTGGTTGAAAAAGACGACCGGCCGGCAGTTGGCCCGGACCTCTGCCCGGTCGTGGCCGTACAGGGCCAGGAAAAGCGCTTGGACCCGGCTACGGCCCGGAGAAAACCACAGCGGCGGCTCGGCCGTCACCGGGCCGAGGGGATAGGGCTGGGCCAGCATGGTCTTGAGGTCGGGATCGAGCACCGCCTGCTGGGGCGTGCGCGCGCGGCCGTCGTCGTAGGCAATACGCGCGCCGTCGCGCAACACGACCGTGATGCGGCCGTCCGGCGAAACCTCGATGGCGGTCATGACGCCGGGGTAGGCCGTTTCGAGAACAGACAGGTCGCGCCGGGCCTGGGGGGAAAGAGCCACCAGCGCCGTGGCGGGCAGGGCGGCGATAAGCAAATATAACAGTATGGTGAGAAGCAGGAAGCGCGGCATGGTCACGGTCTGGTGGACGCTGGCAGAGAGGGTGCGAGGTGGTGTCATAATCGAAAAAGTGGGGGGCGCCGCACAGGGGCGTCATTGATTGCGGCCGGAGCGAATCGGTCAAGGCGCTTTTCGGACGAGGCGGAAACCAAGATTGTCCGCCCGGATGATTTCCATACCCAGATTTTCCCGCCGTACGCAACTCGCATCCTGGCCGCTGTTCCAGGCTCCGCCCCGGATGACATACCCGTCGCCGGCAGTTGCCTGCGGGTTGTTTTGCTTGCTGGGATCGTACCAGCCATGACGGTCGTCGGTCCATTCGAACACATTACCGAGCATGTCGTCGAGACCGAAGGGGTTCGCCGCGTACCGGGCCACGGGAGCGGTCCTTGCGGCCCGGTCGTTGCAGGGAAATGGCTCCCAGGCGTAAAGGATTTCCGCATGGCCTGCTTGGTCGTAAATGTTGGCGTAGCCGCAGGCCGCCTTGGCCGTATCTCCCCAGGGAGTAAATATGTAGTTACGAGCCCGGCAAGCGTATTCCCACTGGGCTTCTGTGGGCAAAAGAAACGTCCCTGCCCCCGAGGCGGACAGCCAGCGCATCATGGCCTTGGCGTCGACTTTGGAAACATGGACCACCGGATGCTCCTCCGTTTGGGGAAAGCCGGGATCTTTCCAGGAAACCTGCCTGATCT includes:
- a CDS encoding M15 family metallopeptidase, whose amino-acid sequence is MPRFLLLTILLYLLIAALPATALVALSPQARRDLSVLETAYPGVMTAIEVSPDGRITVVLRDGARIAYDDGRARTPQQAVLDPDLKTMLAQPYPLGPVTAEPPLWFSPGRSRVQALFLALYGHDRAEVRANCRPVVFFNQRLDFNTRFGAADAFKRVSDRLTRLAAADPGIKRFLLPASGGMVWRMIAGTDRLSVHSFAAAVDVSPRGNPYWRNLPRGKNMLAVRQRFPEQVVAAFEAEGFIWGGKWAEFDLMHFEYRPELLLLARLARGEAVPLRPIDSLLRPSR